ggcaggaatttttgtctgttttgttcatgatGGTAACTTAAGTCTCTAGAACCTCACCAGACCCATAGTAGTTGCTCCAATAAGTATTTCTTGAGTGAAAGAATGAACTTTCACCACAGGATTATGAGGAAGGCCCAATTATTCTTCTTTCCCACATAAGGAAACTGGCGCTTAGAATTCATTAAAAGTCACACGACTTGTAATGGCAGAACCAAGATTCCAATCCAGACCCCTCGCCTTAGAGCTCACGCTCACTATTCCACAGCCGGTGGTGTTTGCCCAAGGTGGACAGCGGAGATGGGGGAGGCCTAGATAAAGGATGCCGTCGGGAGTTGATGAAGGTGTAGAAATAAATCTTTGCGTGCCAAGCTAAACAATTTGGACTACTTTCCATGGCAGAAGCTCCAAAGTAAATGGTAATgtaattaaattctattttggaaAGATAACTCAAACAGCTGCCACGTGGAACAGTGGAAACCAACAAATTGCCAGTGGAGAGAAACACCACATTTGGGGCTAAACTCAACTCTAAGGTTTCCACAGCTAAAAAATGACTTTCTTCCTACTAACTCCTTAGAGTATAGCTCATTTACCCCAGTCCTCACTTAGACAAAGTCTGACACAGCATGAAGAGTTATGAAATTAtactttattcatatatattaaatattcattaactAAACAAATTAATTACTTTCCATTTGGGTACAGTCATAGTTGTCAGTGATATTCTGAAACACCAGGCATGAACAGAAATGCTATTTTCTTAATCAGGAGACAAGTCATATCGCCTGACACATTCAAGTGCTGTCTGACATGCCGTTAGAGCAGTGGCTTATAACACAGACATGTTCCCAAATAGGCAGCGACTGGATGGCATCATTTCATTCATAAGTGTTCATTGTATCATCAAGTGAAATAAATGCACAACCCACAGAGTCTTATTTAAATTGGCTGCCTAGTTGGTCCCTGAGATTTAGCCTTGAAATCACATAGTCTTGCCTAGTTAgtcaggaagaagaaggggagagggctGAGTGAAACAGTCACAAGATACaggaattataaataatatatatattaatagtcACTTTAATTACATAAAAGTTGCTATTATAAATACTTTGATTGATGAgtctaaaaatatattcttcatataaataatgtaaaatattaaatattaataaatagacttagatttaaaaattcaaatattgtaGGCAGGATGACCATTATTTTGATGCTCTACGGCCTCGAAACAGATTCTGACTCCTTTTCCGCTTCCTCAGGTTAGATCTTGGGGAGAGGTCATTCATCACTTTGAAGAGTTCATTTATTGCTTTGCGCTGGACCTGCAGATCATTCACCTGTTGGAAAAGAAAGCAGCAAAATTAATATCAGGCATACAAGCCATCAGGATATTCTGCTATTACTATCAGGAAAATGGAATTACTCCttcaaaaaaaatgattttcattgtCAATTTATTACCTTAATATACAATGATGGTTCCTTCACTTAAGACTACAACTGTAATTAAATTGCCAGTTGTGCTGTAATATGATGGGGTACATGACACATCCTTAAATTTACTGCTAGAGAATTCCCGAAATTATATAGCGAAAAGAGCCTTGAGGTGGAGTGATAAAAAATGTGGGTTTGGATCCTGTGTGTGCAATAACTGTGACTTTGAaccagtcacttaacctctctgaacctctgttttctcatcaaaACAATGAGATTATTTCAATCACCTCTAGGCTCTCTACCGATTCTACCCACCTTGGACTTTAATTAGTCTTTGATTAATCAAATAAGTTACTATAGGTCAATGGTCCTCACCTTTGGCATGTAGTGGAACAACCTGGAGACCTAATGAAGAACTCAGAGACCCAGATACATGAAGTCAGAGAAGACCCAGGAAGTTGTGTGGTCCCTCTGTTACtcaccaaagtttgagaaccatgaaTACAGGTTCAGTACTTTGCAAACACCAAGTCTAGGACGGATGAATACTGTAATGTTTCATCTCCCCCAAATTAGCTCAGTCTCATCACTTCCACAATGGGATTAAAAATAGACACTAATCATATTTACATGGCAGTCATCAATGACTGGTATGAACGTTTAAAATTAGGAATCGCAGCAAATTTCCCTGCACCTTTCTATCCCGGCAAACTGAACTATTTCCTTACTCTAACCTACAGGACCATTTAGGTGAATTCATGTTTAATAAAATAGGGAGCTCTGCCAcgatttttctttctaatactgGAAACACTGTGGCCACCTTGCTACATTTCTGAGAATAACTAGGGGGATCTAGGCTTCAGaagtaattattaaaaaacataGCATTCTTAAATATGTTAGCAATGGAGCAAGAGGACGCAATTGTTGACAGCTCACTCAAAATCACCCATCATGAAGCAGGAGGCTTGGAGCTTCTGGGAAGGACGGGACCCACAGATTTTGTTTCAAGGCCCAGTTACAGCAGAATAGAAAAAAGTTTCTGTGAGCTGCGTTTGCAAGTGATAGATTTTCCTTACCGGTGTTCAAAGTATCACCAAGAAACTAAGAGATTCACCCAGGACTGAACAGTAAGCCAGGGGCAGCACTGGGTCAGGAATGAGGACTTTTTCAGGCTCTGGCATGTGGCCGGAGGAGAGCCACTGAACATTGGAAAACACTGTCAGTGGACAAGAGTAATGGTCTAATAATGTTCCAAACCACTTTTGTACCACCTTGAGACTAGAGAGATCCTGAAGAACAAGCACTTATCTGAGAGGGCTTATCTGAGAGAAGTGAGAGGCAGGCCCAGGAAGAGTGACAGCTGCCAAATCCTGAGAGGGTAAGTCATCACCGGACCCCTCCCTTTCTCATTCACATCTATTACATCAAAGCCACACCCAGAGGAATCAGGAGGCCTTTGTCTCCtagataaaattttggaaaatgtcaTTCATCTTTATGCTTCAAAGTTATCtttcagcttctagaagccatAACTTTAAGACTCAAGACAATTTCGTCAGGTAAGGCTTGGGAACTGACGGAGGTCTCCAGCTGAGACGGTTTAGCATCCAAAAGTTGATAGAACAATTTTTTCATAAGgtataaattctattttcttctctgaaaacaaaaacactttcttACTGCTACTTGGGCTGCACAATATGAGGGGTTGACCAGAGCCTGGCAGGGGAATGCACCTAGTGCCTTTTCAAAGGCCATAGTTTTTGCTATCTCATTCCCTTTTTTATATCCATGTGATTATACAGTTTTAGAGCAAAGGAGACCATAGAAATTAGAGTGAGCCCAAAAGGCTCTCTCTAGGATGAGGAAAGTGAGCACCAGTCAGGCCTGTGATTCATCTGAAGTCACGTGGTTCCTTGGTGGCCAAGCTGGGAGGAGGGCACAAATCTTCTCCATTCCCACCCCCTACTCCCCACTGCACTCTCCATTAAGACCTGCAGCCTCCCAGCCAAAGCAAGAGAATTTCCCTCACGCAAAAAAAGGGGCGATGAGAGAAGTGCTTCCCAATACTCCCCTCGACTCCTTCACTGTTTCCTCCTCATCGGATTTGTCCGTTCACCTGCCTTTGCACTACAGAGACAATGCCAGCATTTCCCCAAATCACAAAATTAAATGATTTCTGTACAGGCTTAGCAAAATTACCCCAAAGCACAAATGGAATTACTAAGGAGGAGTTTGGACCATGGGTTCATTTCACAGTTTTACCAACTGTACCCAGTAGCTGATCAGCTTTCTGGAAATTAGGTATTTTGCAAGATCCTCTGTaatgaaaccaaagaaagaatTAAGATCAACTCACAGGGATTTGAATCAGCTTGAGGAAGTCATCCCGTTTACTGGAGCTGGTATTTAACAACTTATCAAGCATGTCTTCCTTGATGGTGTCCATGCTCCTTTGAATGCGCTGGTCATCATCTTTcaggttttcaaacattttcaggtAGAAGGAGACAATTTGGCTTTGAATTATTGTTTTATCACTCTCCTTGGAAGAAAAGATCACAAAGAGAGGTCGATGTGAATTTATGCATCAGAAAATAAGCAACAAGAAAATCAGCCAAATGGAAATACCCAGCTTACCTCTTTCCAGTTCTTCAAAATGTCTACGAAAAGCGATCCACCATCTGCTACATCTGGATTACTTgcattctaaaaaaagaaagaaacatgatttACAATTAGCCCATTAATTTCCCTAAAACTGCACTTCAAGATTTAGTGCTGACAATATTCGctgattttcttttcaacacTATTAAAGCTGTTGTGTTGGATATAACCAAAGACCATCATGCTATTTTAGCCTTCTTATTTTCTAGTATACTCTTAAACTGCAATATTACAAATGAACTCAAGAAGGCCAGTGATACTTCAATTATCCCAAATAATTAtagtaaggaaaagaaagtattttcaagcctagttaaaaaaaaaaaaaaaaattcagccaaATCATATCACTATAAAATACTGCCCCCCTATGGTACTGGTCTTCATAACATCTACCTGTGCCCTCCTATGTGGCATTATGTCAGCTTTAAAAGATAgttccaaatgtgtgtgtgtgagagagagatttgaTTTGACGATGTGAGAATAAATAGCCTGTGAATGCTTGAATATTAAGTATACCAGCTACAGTTATAATAGCTACATTTTGGACCAAtaacaaaatttttgaaatgcaaaaactattttaatttaccataaataaaattttaaaaagttcataaaacaaaatgaaaacctttttaaTAGGAGCCAGATTATAACTCCTACAAAATCTCAGCGAGTGACTGAGTTCAAGAATAATTCCTAGATCATCTAGATGCGGCAGTAGAACTTTGAAACCATTTTTTGGAGCAAAATActtgtaatctttttttaagcCCGAACTTAAGGACCTCACATTCTTTCATTAATTATGTCAGATTACCATTCTTCATGCTAACCCTGACCTTCCATTGCTACCATCATTCCTGATTTTTCAGCGTGCTCTGATCATCTAGATGGCTAGTCATTGTTTCAATGGCACACTACCCAACATCACAATCTAATAGATTCTCACCACAAAATTATCGACATCACTGTCCTTTATACCCATATTATTCCCATCTTCTGGAAGATTGATGAATGCCCCCTAAATCTCTATAGCAAGTTGAGCAGAGGGTAACAACAACATCTAGATCATGTAGTTAAACAACGCCTCTGGTAAACAGGCAAAATTACACCAAGTCTCCTCAAGATGACTATGGCCTAGAGATGGCAGTCTATCATAGACACAACTCCAAGTCAACATGCATTCATCTCAACCACAGCGAGTGTTACTAAAAAGTCATACTTACAAAATATCCCTTTagctcttctatttctttaaaaaacatggcCTGACAGTAATAACCAGAAGAACACAAAATTACGCAAAGCTGGAAAGCGAAAATAAAACTTGTGTAATTCATCATTTCGGAGAGTTAGGCCGAAGTAGTTGAAATCAGTAGCTCCGGGATGAAGTTGATCAGGTCCGAAGGATTTAGCCgatctttcttttctaatagcCGACCAGCAGACAATCAGAAAAATGTACTACATCTCCTTTTGCTGCTGGTATTTATACCTAGCTGAAGTCCTCAGGATTACGTAttttcacaagttttttttttttttttttttcagatgagatgGTGACAGATAGGCAGAGATGCTAGTTTGTATTAATAACTATGGTTTTGTGGCATTTTGGTGTTGTAGTTAGAGTTTCCTTTCAACTCCCTGGGTCTTTTGACGATGAGACAGACCCATTATGCCCACCTGTACCATTCTTGTGGGATCCTTTGAAAGCACTTTTACTTCACACCATTCAGGGATTGGAAATTTTTTTgcacctccctcctttccccttgtAAAATGTGGAGTTTTCATCCACAAAGCACATGGATCGTTTGTTTGTGGTCGGGAGGaagtaaaaaagtaaattgtAGGGGTGCTCCAACCTTTACAAAGGGGGtgccttttaaagtttttcttgcAAATgaccagaaagcaaggaaagaatgTGGTTCAAAGACCAAGGTGGTGAGGAAGTCCTTCAGCAAAGTTGGTTAGTGACATATCTGCCACAGCTTTGCATTGCCCTGGACCAAAAGGgcccaatagaaatataatctaAGGTAAACAGATAAATTAAAGTTTTCTAGCAGCTTgcttaagaaaagtaaaaagaaacagggaaaaaacAATGTTTAAGATATATTGTATTTAAGCCAAtctatccaaaatatcattttaatatgtaccaacacacaaaattattattcagatattttccttttttttctcatactaAATCCTAGAAATCCAGCCTTCATTATACACCTACAGCATGTCTCAATTTGGACAAGTCAGATTTCAAATGcccagtagccacatgtggctagaggCTACGGTTTTGAACAGTGTAGCTCTAGATGGTCGATTAATAACCAAATAAACAATAATGgagaatctttctttttctttgccttccgaatacaaaaaataaaaataaaaaaataggattctttctcctccctcagtAAGTTACTTTTGAAGTAAAACACTTCAGGATTGTACAGAAAGCCCTCCACCCTCCAGCCCACCTTGCATTTCAACCTGCATGCTCTAAACCCTGGACTATTATGTTTATGGATACGGACTCgaatcctggctccactgctATCTGGCTATGTGATTTGGAGGAAGCTTCTTAACTCTCCTATGACTCCGTTTCTTCGTCTTTAAAACAGGACGACTATTAGTACCTCCTTCCAGGCTTCAGTTGAAAGTTAAGTCACATGATCCATGTGAACGGCTAAGAATTTTGCCTGGCATGCAGTAAGCACTCGAGAAAAGTTATGTGTTGTTCTTTAGGCAGGTTAGATGATTAGTCGTTTGTAAAAAGAACACAGCGTGAACCTTGGCTTATGTTATTCCTTTGCCCTTGGGTTCCCTTCCCTGTCATCTGCTCCTCAGAGTGATGCCCATCCATGCAAGCCCCACATAAAAACCATTATCTCCACAGGTTCTCCCAAAATATCCTTATTAAAATTAAACTGATATCCTCTACTCAGGCTTAGAACCTGGTTCATACTTTTTTTATATAAGTAAACTCTATGCTCAACGTCagactcaaattcatgaccccaagatcaggaatcGCTCACTCTattgactgagtcagccagaccCCCTTGGTTCATACTTCTGTAAGAGCACTGACCCCTCATTGTCAGATTTATGTGTCATCTCCCATGTTAGACTGTGTTCCCTAAAACCAGAAATTGTTGTATTGCTTTTGTAACCCTCGTTTGTTCCCTAAAAGCATATTCACCTAGAGATTTACCCATAGTTCTGAATAAGTGGGAACCTGAATGCTTAATTGAAGATCTGCTCTGAGTTATTTTCCCTCAAGTTCTAATCCCAATGCTATCATAGCTAACCTGTAGGAAGCTGGGTtttaattaaatagaatttatggTTAATTTTGGAAACATGATGCTATGCCTCTTTAGCCAATCCCTACTTACTAGGACaattccatgttttgttttatgtgcAAAAGCCAGAAAACTCTATGAGGGGCTATCTTCCCAAAGAATAAACAAGATCAAAACCTATCTGTGGGACAAAAGCCTCATGTTAAACAAGTGAAAAGTATGGAAATTATAAGTTCTGTTGTAGCTCTCCTCAAGGAAAAATATGTCCCAGATAATGTGCTCACAAAGTGACAGACGGACAAGAAAGGCTTATCAAAACCTTGTGACACACCATCGGCACTCACCACCATCTAGGAAGCCAACGGCCAAATTCTTTGTGACTTACTGGAAGGAATATTTCCAACTTTATGAAAAGGAGTAAAAATTGGGCCTGCCCATCCCTTGATTTATCCACTGGAATATGGTGTTGGGGTGAAGAATTAAGAATAGTGGggtccaggggtgcctaggtggctcagtcagttaagcatccaactcttgatttcagctcaggtcttgatctcagggttgtgaattcaagccctacactgggctcct
The genomic region above belongs to Prionailurus bengalensis isolate Pbe53 chromosome B4, Fcat_Pben_1.1_paternal_pri, whole genome shotgun sequence and contains:
- the IFNG gene encoding interferon gamma, whose translation is MMNYTSFIFAFQLCVILCSSGYYCQAMFFKEIEELKGYFNASNPDVADGGSLFVDILKNWKEESDKTIIQSQIVSFYLKMFENLKDDDQRIQRSMDTIKEDMLDKLLNTSSSKRDDFLKLIQIPVNDLQVQRKAINELFKVMNDLSPRSNLRKRKRSQNLFRGRRASK